The Pogona vitticeps strain Pit_001003342236 chromosome 6, PviZW2.1, whole genome shotgun sequence genome contains a region encoding:
- the LOC110073249 gene encoding uncharacterized protein LOC110073249 → MRCWWRAWLVLLLAFAAGGPPVARAQPSKVSRGVAVPFIFDPRAVCRPPCQHGGLCIRNSTCFCPKGYEGERCQYATCYPKCKNGGRCLRPGKCRCQPGYGGRYCHKVSCEGGCQNGGECISVSGVVKCLCASGWAGSRCQEAVCPQGCRNGGACVAPGICSCATGWVGGACHLALCRLPCHHGGKCIAPDVCRCRSPYSGMQCMKKIKE, encoded by the exons ATGAGGTGCTGGTGGCGCGCCTGGCTGGTCCTGCTCCTGGCCTTCGCGGCGGGAGGGCCGCCGGTGGCGCGCGCGCAGCCCTCCAAGGTGTCGCGCGGCGTGGCCGTCCCTTTCATCTTCGACCCGCGCGCCGTCTGCCGGCCGCCCTGCCAGCACGGGGGCCTCTGCATCCGGAACAGCACCTGCTTCTGCCCCAAGGGCTACGAGGGCGAGCGCTGCCAGTATg CAACGTGTTATCCCAAATGTAAAAATGGAGGGAGGTGTCTCAGACCAGGAAAATGCAGATGTCAGCCTGGCTATGGAGGAAGATACTGTCATAAAG tcAGCTGTGAAGGAGGATGTCAGAATGGTGGGGAATGCATCTCAGTCAGTGGAGTAGTGAAGTGTCTTTGTGCTTCAGGCTGGGCAGGATCAAGATGCCAAGAAG cTGTTTGTCCTCAGGGATGTCGGAACGGAGGTGCTTGCGTAGCTCCTGGCATCTGCAGCTGTGCCACTGGATGGGTTGGTGGGGCATGTCATTTAG CATTATGTAGGCTGCCTTGTCACCATGGAGGCAAATGTATTGCTCCAGATGTATGCAGATGCCGTTCACCGTACTCTGGCATGCAGtgtatgaagaaaataaaagaatga